The following are from one region of the Tenacibaculum dicentrarchi genome:
- the pckA gene encoding phosphoenolpyruvate carboxykinase (ATP): MTNLDTKTISIENLGIKNATVRYQLTSDELHDITIEKGQGENTSSGALAVKTGEFTGRSPMDRFIVKDDITKDEIWWGDINLPFDSEKFDKLYDKVTNYLSEKEVFVRDSYACADEDYKLNIRVVNEYPWSNMFAYNMFLRPTAEELKGFSPEWTVVNAPGFMADPAVDGTRQHNFAILNFEKKIALIGGTGYTGEIKKGIFSALNFILPVFKNTLPMHCSANVGKEGDTAIFFGLSGTGKTTLSTDPNRSLIGDDEHGWTSENTVFNFEGGCYAKVIDLSKDKEPEIYAAIKRGAILENIVTDAKGDVDFNDTSITQNTRVSYPIHHIENIQTPSAGKNPKNVFFLTADAFGVLPPISKLTPGQAAYHFISGYTAKVAGTEAGVTEPLPSFSACFGAPFMPLHPTRYAEMLSEKMKETGVNVWLINTGWTAGPYGVGHRMKLKYTRAMINAALNGELGEVNDENYHTHSIFGLAQPRQCPGVPSELLSQRKAWDNDEEYYKTAHKLADSFRANFKQFEENANDEILAGGPIA, translated from the coding sequence ATGACAAATCTTGATACAAAAACGATATCGATAGAAAACTTAGGTATTAAGAATGCTACGGTTCGCTATCAATTAACTTCAGACGAGTTACACGATATAACTATTGAAAAAGGACAAGGAGAAAACACTAGTTCAGGAGCATTGGCTGTAAAAACAGGTGAGTTTACTGGGCGTTCTCCAATGGATCGCTTTATCGTTAAAGACGATATTACAAAAGATGAAATTTGGTGGGGAGATATAAACCTTCCTTTCGACTCAGAAAAATTTGATAAATTATACGATAAAGTAACTAATTATCTTTCAGAAAAAGAGGTTTTTGTACGTGATAGCTATGCGTGTGCAGATGAAGATTACAAACTAAATATTAGAGTTGTAAACGAATATCCTTGGAGTAATATGTTTGCTTACAACATGTTTTTACGCCCAACTGCAGAAGAATTAAAAGGTTTTTCTCCAGAATGGACGGTTGTAAATGCACCAGGTTTTATGGCAGATCCTGCGGTTGACGGAACTCGTCAGCACAACTTTGCTATTTTAAACTTCGAGAAAAAAATTGCTTTAATTGGTGGAACTGGTTATACTGGTGAAATTAAAAAAGGAATTTTTTCTGCTTTAAACTTTATTTTACCTGTATTTAAAAATACGTTACCAATGCACTGTTCTGCAAATGTTGGTAAAGAAGGTGATACTGCTATTTTCTTCGGATTATCAGGAACTGGAAAAACGACTTTATCTACTGACCCAAATCGTAGTTTGATTGGTGATGATGAGCACGGTTGGACTTCAGAAAACACTGTATTTAACTTTGAAGGAGGTTGTTACGCTAAAGTAATCGACCTATCTAAAGATAAAGAACCAGAAATTTATGCAGCTATTAAAAGAGGTGCAATTCTTGAAAATATAGTTACAGATGCTAAAGGTGATGTAGATTTTAATGATACCTCTATTACACAAAATACACGTGTAAGTTACCCAATACATCATATTGAAAATATTCAAACACCATCAGCAGGAAAAAATCCTAAGAACGTATTTTTCTTAACTGCAGATGCTTTTGGAGTATTGCCTCCAATATCGAAGTTAACACCAGGTCAGGCAGCATACCACTTTATTTCAGGATATACTGCAAAAGTTGCTGGTACTGAAGCAGGTGTTACTGAGCCATTACCAAGTTTTTCTGCTTGTTTTGGAGCACCATTTATGCCATTACACCCAACTCGTTATGCAGAAATGTTAAGCGAAAAAATGAAAGAAACAGGGGTAAATGTTTGGTTGATAAACACCGGTTGGACAGCAGGTCCTTACGGAGTTGGTCATAGAATGAAACTTAAATACACTCGTGCTATGATTAACGCAGCATTAAACGGTGAATTAGGTGAAGTAAATGATGAAAACTATCATACACACTCTATATTCGGTTTAGCACAACCAAGACAATGTCCTGGAGTTCCTTCTGAATTATTAAGCCAACGTAAAGCTTGGGATAATGATGAAGAATATTATAAAACAGCACACAAATTAGCAGATTCATTTAGAGCAAACTTTAAGCAATTTGAAGAAAATGCAAATGATGAAATTTTAGCAGGTGGACCAATAGCTTAA
- a CDS encoding DUF423 domain-containing protein gives MYRNLTIASILGVLGVILGAFGAHALKSKLSSEALQSFETAVRYQFLHVLVLLFVNMFNEFNLKQKNRISFLFIAGIVLFSGSIYTIQLVEVPAKNIWFVTPLGGVLLIIGWSVMAFEFIKKLSNKKN, from the coding sequence ATGTATAGAAATTTAACAATTGCATCCATCTTAGGAGTACTTGGAGTTATTTTAGGAGCTTTTGGCGCACATGCTTTAAAATCAAAATTGAGTTCAGAAGCCTTGCAAAGCTTTGAAACAGCAGTCAGGTATCAATTTTTACACGTACTCGTTTTACTTTTTGTAAATATGTTCAATGAGTTTAATTTGAAGCAAAAAAACAGGATAAGTTTTCTTTTTATAGCAGGAATTGTACTGTTTTCAGGTTCAATTTATACCATTCAGTTAGTAGAAGTACCCGCAAAAAATATTTGGTTTGTAACGCCTTTGGGTGGTGTTTTACTAATAATAGGTTGGTCTGTAATGGCTTTTGAGTTTATTAAAAAGTTATCAAATAAAAAGAATTAA